DNA from Candidatus Woesearchaeota archaeon:
CTCCTCCAACAGCAAGCCGTACCAACACCATCCCAGACACCACCAGTCCCCGCCCCGCCTCAAAAAAAACAACCCGACAAAAAAAATCCGAAAAAAAACGAAAAAAACAGGGAGGCAAAAAAAATGAACAGCAACCAACAACAACGAACAAAACCAACAGAGCACGCCGCCTACTGCGCGCCCTCCACGGGGCACTACCTCGTCTGCACCTTCCACAACGTTCCAGAAACCATACTCGCCAACACGAAACAACTACACAACCTCCTTCTCGAAGGACTCGCAAAAGACCGTTTCACCATCCTCAAATCAGCAACACACGAATTCACCCCGCAAGGATTCACCTCCATGGTCCTCCTCGCAGAAAGCCACGCCTGCATCCACACCTACCCAGAACATCACAGCATCACCTTCTCTCTCTACTCGTGCAGAGGGGAACGAGACGGGCAAGGATGCCTCGACTATCTCACCAACGCGCTTCGCGCCGAGCGACGCATCATCTTCGACAGCACTGTCCACCTCAACACCGCCCATGAAGACTCCTCCCAAAAAGACCCCTCCCAAAACCTCACTCCTGCATCACGCAACGAGCAATGAATCAAAGAACACCTGCCCTGCTCGAAAAGAAACAGGGTTACAAGCGCGCAAGTCGCTAAAGCAAAGGATTCTGCCCGCCATACAGCGCATGAAACGCGCCGTTCTTAAACTCCAAGCTGAAAATGTCTAACCGAACCTTCGTTGCACGCATCTTCACAACATTAATCTCGCGCACGACGTTTCTGCGAAACGGCGTGAGACGAAGCTGAACAATGCCATCTGACAAGAACTCTTCAAGCTCGTACTGAGCATACCTTGCCGTGTCTTTGCCTTCTGTCTGCTCAGAAATGAGCAACGACGTCATTCCCAAATCACGCAAGAATTCAAAAAAATAGAACAATTCAATACGAGGGTTTTCAAACTTGCTCAACACATACAAAGCAGACATGCTATCCAAGGTGAAGAGCGAGCACGGCGTCTCAGCCCTCACCTTCTTCACAATATTCTTAATCGCGTTCAACCAACTCCTATTATCCGCCACGCGCAAATCCTTAATTTCCTTCCTAATCGCGCCCACGTCAACAATAATCACCGATCTCGGATTTTCCTTCACTCGCTCCAGCCCCTGATGCAAATGAGACAAGTCCTTCACCGTCACGAGCTCTATCTTGCCAAGGTCCAAACCC
Protein-coding regions in this window:
- a CDS encoding circadian clock protein KaiC — protein: MVSQEGEGGVFPVEIKRIRTYVKGLDEHIQGGIPEGHLCLISGTAGSMKSSLCFSIQYNEALNGRTSLYISLEQSAESLVKHMSNLGLDLGKIELVTVKDLSHLHQGLERVKENPRSVIIVDVGAIRKEIKDLRVADNRSWLNAIKNIVKKVRAETPCSLFTLDSMSALYVLSKFENPRIELFYFFEFLRDLGMTSLLISEQTEGKDTARYAQYELEEFLSDGIVQLRLTPFRRNVVREINVVKMRATKVRLDIFSLEFKNGAFHALYGGQNPLL